A DNA window from Streptomyces parvus contains the following coding sequences:
- a CDS encoding carbohydrate ABC transporter permease, whose amino-acid sequence MSSAPDVNTARIGRRKAVTRQPGVPEAPKAAQSLGARIAARAGGGVMRVFLVLVALFWLMPTIGLLLSSLRDPQDIAATGWWKIFTAPSELTFENYQRLLDNSTITGSLGSTIMITVPSTVLVVVIGSFAGYAFAWMEFPGRDWLFLLVVGLLVVPVQVALIPVSELFGAIGIFETTLGVVLFHTAFGLPFAIFLLRNFFAEIPRELLEAARLDGAGEIRLFTRVVMPLGGPAIASLGIFQFLWVWNDMLVALIFADSESPPITVALQQQVRQFGNNIDVLAPGAFVSMVIPLAVFFAFQRQFVSGVMAGAVK is encoded by the coding sequence ATGAGCAGCGCACCGGACGTGAACACCGCCCGCATCGGCCGCCGGAAAGCGGTCACCCGGCAGCCGGGCGTCCCCGAAGCCCCCAAGGCCGCGCAGTCCCTCGGGGCCAGGATCGCCGCCCGGGCGGGCGGCGGGGTGATGCGGGTCTTCCTGGTCCTGGTCGCCCTGTTCTGGCTGATGCCCACGATCGGTCTGCTGCTGTCCTCGCTGCGCGATCCGCAGGACATCGCGGCGACCGGCTGGTGGAAGATCTTCACCGCCCCGTCCGAGCTGACCTTCGAGAACTACCAGCGGCTGCTGGACAATTCGACGATCACCGGCTCGCTGGGCAGCACGATCATGATCACCGTGCCCTCCACGGTGCTGGTGGTGGTGATCGGGTCGTTCGCCGGATACGCCTTCGCCTGGATGGAGTTCCCCGGCCGGGACTGGTTGTTCCTGCTGGTCGTCGGGTTGCTCGTGGTGCCGGTGCAGGTCGCGCTGATCCCGGTCTCCGAACTGTTCGGCGCCATCGGGATCTTCGAGACGACGCTCGGCGTGGTGCTGTTCCACACGGCGTTCGGCCTGCCGTTCGCGATCTTCCTGCTGCGGAACTTCTTCGCGGAGATCCCCCGCGAACTGCTGGAGGCCGCCCGGCTCGACGGGGCGGGCGAGATCCGGCTCTTCACCCGGGTCGTGATGCCGCTGGGCGGTCCGGCGATCGCTTCGCTCGGGATCTTCCAGTTCCTGTGGGTGTGGAACGACATGCTGGTCGCGCTGATCTTCGCGGACTCCGAGTCGCCTCCGATCACCGTGGCGCTCCAGCAGCAGGTACGCCAGTTCGGCAACAACATCGATGTGCTCGCGCCCGGCGCGTTCGTGTCGATGGTGATCCCGCTGGCGGTGTTCTTCGCCTTCCAGCGGCAGTTCGTCTCCGGCGTGATGGCGGGCGCGGTCAAGTAG
- a CDS encoding carbohydrate ABC transporter permease: MTGTRRVVAAVFLLPALVLLGALVLYPIGYSVYRSFFDQAGTGFAGFDNYEALFTDDTILTAVKNNAIWVVFAPTVATALGLIFAVLTERIRWGTAFKLIVFMPMAISMLAAGIIFRLVYDQAPERGVANAVAVSVHDTFNESAGFPKARPLPVHPLEKAAGGTFVSKEPIRAGEPLRVPLVGVAPAKMPGDARPATVTPTPPGDRISGTAWLDFTRGGGGKPNVVDPEELGLKGLKVEAVKDGEVIATATAGADGVFTLPASADGAQLRLPADNFREPYNGVDWLGPSLVTPGIIGSYVWMWAGFAMVLIAAGLAGLPRELLEAARVDGANEWQVFRRITVPMLAPVLAVVLVTLMINVLKVFDLVFIIAPGSSQDDANVLALQLYRSSFGTDADLGIGSAIAVLLLLLVIPVMLVNIRRIRKEGRR, encoded by the coding sequence GTGACCGGCACCCGCAGGGTCGTGGCGGCGGTGTTCCTGCTGCCCGCGCTGGTGCTGCTCGGTGCGCTGGTGCTCTATCCGATCGGGTATTCGGTCTACCGGTCGTTCTTCGACCAGGCCGGAACAGGCTTCGCGGGGTTCGACAACTACGAGGCGCTGTTCACCGACGACACGATCCTCACGGCGGTGAAGAACAACGCGATCTGGGTGGTCTTCGCCCCGACGGTCGCCACCGCGCTGGGGCTGATCTTCGCGGTGCTGACCGAACGGATCCGCTGGGGCACCGCGTTCAAGCTGATCGTCTTCATGCCGATGGCGATCTCGATGCTGGCGGCGGGCATCATCTTCCGGCTGGTGTACGACCAGGCTCCCGAGCGCGGGGTCGCCAACGCGGTGGCGGTGAGCGTGCACGACACGTTCAACGAGTCCGCCGGTTTCCCGAAGGCACGCCCGCTGCCGGTGCACCCGCTGGAGAAGGCGGCCGGCGGGACGTTCGTCTCCAAGGAGCCGATCCGGGCGGGCGAGCCGCTGCGGGTGCCGCTCGTCGGTGTGGCCCCGGCGAAGATGCCGGGGGACGCGCGGCCGGCCACGGTCACGCCTACGCCCCCCGGGGACAGGATCTCCGGCACGGCGTGGCTGGACTTCACCCGGGGCGGCGGCGGGAAGCCGAACGTCGTGGACCCGGAGGAGCTGGGACTCAAGGGCCTGAAGGTCGAGGCGGTGAAGGACGGCGAGGTCATCGCCACCGCCACAGCGGGAGCGGACGGGGTGTTCACCCTTCCCGCCTCGGCGGACGGGGCCCAGCTGCGGCTGCCCGCGGACAACTTCCGCGAGCCCTACAACGGTGTCGACTGGCTCGGCCCGTCCCTCGTGACGCCCGGAATCATCGGCAGTTACGTGTGGATGTGGGCCGGGTTCGCCATGGTGCTGATCGCCGCCGGGCTGGCCGGTCTGCCGCGCGAGCTGCTGGAGGCGGCCCGGGTGGACGGGGCCAACGAGTGGCAGGTGTTCCGCCGGATCACGGTTCCGATGCTGGCGCCGGTGCTCGCGGTGGTCCTGGTGACGCTGATGATCAACGTGCTGAAGGTCTTCGACCTGGTGTTCATCATCGCGCCGGGCTCCTCCCAGGACGACGCGAACGTCCTGGCGCTCCAGCTGTACCGGTCCTCGTTCGGCACGGACGCGGACCTGGGGATCGGCAGCGCGATCGCGGTGCTTCTGCTGCTGCTGGTGATCCCGGTGATGCTGGTCAACATCCGCCGGATCCGGAAGGAGGGACGGCGATGA
- a CDS encoding bifunctional glycosyltransferase family 2 protein/CDP-glycerol:glycerophosphate glycerophosphotransferase, whose translation MPRFSVIVPAFRVQAYLHACLDSVLAQSFKDYEIIVVDDCSPDACGPIADEYARRDHRVTALHLPRNTGLGPARNAGMGRAAGDYLIFLDGDDTLLPDALQAIADRIDTTGQPDVLMYDYARTYWTGRSVRNVLGAHLDESGPERFRLTDRPELLQLLMVVWNKAYRRAFVEAEGFTFPPGYYEDTPWTYPVLMSADSIAVLDAVCVSYRQRRRGNILSTTSEKHFDVFDQYDRVFAFIDSRPELALWRPVIFRRMLDHFSALFASRDRLPPHSRAAFFRRASASCRRYRTPGAPVPRRALLRHGLLRLGARRTYRALSAAQRLGGRLRKGATALRRTVRGAALRAHYRIQLRLPVRTRDAVFTTQGGGGYAGSPAAIEAKVRELVPGLRTAWICRPVDAHTVPTGTRHLAPGTFAHRTALARSAYLVNDGSFDRGLVKRRGQILLQTHEGTPLRTVGTDLLDRPAAARGTDFDELLRSVDTWDFSLSANPHSTLVRERAYPSAYTTLEYGSPRNDVYHRTGPADVARLRETLGIPEGAVALLYAPVPRDYRRVQRPSLDLERLVRVLGPQFVVLARAPRPGGPGVGGRGAHPRIIDVSAHRSVETLALASDALLTDYASLMFDYVNLDRPVVLHLDDIEAYEAARGTYFDITAFPPGVVARSQDELFDIFATDHWRGSRSAQLRAAFRARFCPYDDGYAAERVVRRVFLGETDGLPLPVPFSARRTPAALPAQDGAGATVGG comes from the coding sequence GTGCCCCGGTTCTCCGTCATCGTGCCCGCATTCCGGGTCCAGGCGTATCTGCACGCGTGTCTGGATTCCGTGCTGGCCCAGTCCTTCAAGGACTACGAGATCATCGTGGTCGACGACTGCTCGCCCGACGCCTGCGGGCCGATCGCCGACGAGTACGCCCGCCGGGACCACCGTGTCACCGCACTGCACCTGCCCCGCAACACCGGCCTCGGCCCGGCCCGCAACGCCGGGATGGGCCGGGCGGCCGGCGACTACCTGATCTTCCTCGACGGCGACGACACCCTGCTGCCGGACGCCCTCCAGGCCATCGCCGACCGGATCGACACGACCGGCCAGCCCGACGTCCTGATGTACGACTACGCCCGTACGTACTGGACGGGCCGCAGCGTCCGCAACGTCCTGGGCGCCCATCTCGACGAGAGCGGCCCCGAGCGCTTCCGGCTCACCGACCGCCCCGAGCTGCTGCAACTCCTCATGGTCGTCTGGAACAAGGCGTACCGCCGCGCGTTCGTCGAGGCCGAGGGGTTCACCTTCCCGCCCGGCTACTACGAGGACACCCCCTGGACCTACCCGGTCCTGATGTCGGCCGATTCGATCGCGGTGCTCGACGCGGTCTGCGTCTCCTACCGGCAGCGGCGGCGCGGCAACATCCTCTCCACCACCAGCGAGAAGCACTTCGACGTCTTCGACCAGTACGACCGGGTCTTCGCGTTCATCGACTCCCGCCCCGAACTCGCCCTGTGGCGGCCGGTGATATTCCGCCGCATGCTGGACCACTTCTCGGCGCTGTTCGCCTCCCGGGACCGGCTGCCGCCGCACAGCCGCGCCGCCTTCTTCCGCCGGGCGAGCGCCTCCTGCCGCCGCTACCGCACCCCCGGCGCCCCGGTCCCCCGCCGCGCGCTGCTGCGGCACGGTCTGCTGCGGCTCGGCGCGCGGCGCACCTACCGGGCCCTGTCGGCGGCCCAGCGCCTCGGCGGCCGGCTTCGGAAAGGAGCGACGGCCCTGCGCCGGACGGTGCGGGGTGCGGCGCTGCGCGCGCACTACCGCATCCAGTTGCGGCTGCCGGTGCGCACCCGGGACGCGGTGTTCACCACGCAGGGCGGCGGCGGGTACGCAGGCAGTCCGGCGGCGATCGAGGCGAAGGTCCGCGAGCTGGTCCCGGGGCTGCGGACGGCCTGGATCTGCCGCCCCGTCGACGCCCACACCGTGCCGACCGGCACCCGGCACCTCGCGCCCGGCACCTTCGCCCACCGGACAGCCCTGGCCCGCTCGGCGTATCTGGTGAACGACGGCTCCTTCGACCGGGGGCTGGTCAAGCGGCGGGGCCAGATCCTGCTCCAGACGCACGAGGGCACACCGCTGCGGACCGTGGGCACCGATCTGCTGGACCGGCCCGCCGCCGCCCGGGGCACCGACTTCGACGAGCTGCTGCGCTCGGTCGACACCTGGGACTTCTCCCTCTCGGCCAACCCTCACTCCACCCTCGTACGGGAACGGGCCTATCCGTCCGCGTACACGACACTGGAGTACGGCTCGCCGCGCAACGACGTCTACCACCGCACCGGCCCGGCCGATGTGGCGCGCCTGCGCGAGACGCTGGGCATCCCGGAGGGTGCCGTCGCCCTGCTGTACGCCCCCGTCCCCCGCGACTACCGGCGTGTCCAGCGGCCCTCCCTCGACCTGGAGCGGCTGGTCCGGGTCCTGGGCCCGCAGTTCGTGGTCCTCGCCCGGGCGCCGCGCCCCGGAGGCCCCGGGGTCGGGGGCCGGGGGGCGCATCCGCGGATCATCGACGTGAGCGCCCACCGGTCCGTGGAGACGCTGGCGCTCGCCTCGGACGCCCTGCTCACCGACTACGCCTCGCTGATGTTCGACTACGTCAACCTGGACCGCCCGGTGGTGCTGCACCTCGACGACATCGAGGCGTACGAGGCGGCCCGGGGCACGTACTTCGACATCACGGCGTTCCCGCCCGGCGTCGTCGCCCGGAGCCAGGACGAGCTGTTCGACATCTTCGCCACGGACCACTGGCGCGGTTCCCGCTCGGCCCAGCTGCGGGCCGCTTTCCGGGCCCGGTTCTGTCCGTACGACGACGGGTACGCCGCCGAGCGCGTGGTGCGGCGGGTCTTCCTCGGGGAGACGGACGGGCTGCCCCTGCCGGTGCCGTTCTCGGCCCGCCGGACGCCCGCGGCCCTGCCCGCCCAGGACGGGGCGGGGGCGACCGTCGGGGGCTGA
- a CDS encoding ABC transporter substrate-binding protein, which translates to MRTTFSIRRAAVVFAAVGALALTGCGGDGDGKKESGDDSGKGTDSASTVDLPKLDGEKVSVAAVWTGPEQANFTKVLDEFEKRTGADVTFVPAQDPIINFLGTKIAGKQPPDVAMIPQVGAIQQAAAKKWAKPVGPEARAQLGQNYAKVWQDLGAVDGTQYGVYFKAANKSLIWYNAAAFDNAGASEPKTWKDFLTTAETVGASGVTPVSVGGADGWTLTDWFENVYLSQAGPEKYDQLARHEIPWTDPSVKDALTTLAELFGKPELIAGGADGALQTEFPASVTQTFTGGDQPKGAMVFEGDFVAINIAQTEAEIGTDAKVFPFPAVGADSPVVTGGDAAVALKDSKGAQALLTWLASADAAKIWAEAGGFISPNKGLDLKAYPNEVQRTMAQALIDAGDDVRFDMSDQAPQSFGGTPGAGEWKILQDFLKNPKDIAGTQKKLESEAVKAYKS; encoded by the coding sequence ATGCGCACAACCTTCTCGATACGCAGGGCCGCGGTCGTGTTCGCGGCGGTCGGCGCTCTGGCGCTCACCGGCTGCGGGGGCGACGGCGACGGCAAGAAGGAGTCGGGCGACGACTCCGGCAAGGGCACGGACAGCGCGTCCACGGTCGACCTGCCGAAGCTGGACGGGGAGAAGGTCTCCGTCGCCGCGGTCTGGACCGGGCCCGAGCAGGCCAACTTCACCAAGGTGCTGGACGAGTTCGAGAAGCGTACGGGCGCGGACGTCACGTTCGTCCCGGCGCAGGACCCGATCATCAACTTCCTGGGCACCAAGATCGCGGGCAAGCAGCCGCCGGACGTGGCGATGATCCCGCAGGTCGGTGCGATCCAGCAGGCGGCCGCGAAGAAGTGGGCCAAGCCGGTCGGCCCCGAGGCGCGGGCCCAGCTCGGCCAGAACTACGCCAAGGTCTGGCAGGACCTCGGCGCGGTCGACGGCACCCAGTACGGGGTGTATTTCAAGGCCGCCAACAAGTCTCTGATCTGGTACAACGCCGCCGCGTTCGACAACGCGGGGGCGAGCGAGCCGAAGACCTGGAAGGACTTCCTGACCACCGCCGAGACGGTGGGCGCCTCCGGCGTCACCCCGGTCTCGGTGGGCGGCGCGGACGGGTGGACGCTGACCGACTGGTTCGAGAACGTCTACCTCTCGCAGGCGGGCCCCGAGAAGTACGACCAGCTGGCGCGGCACGAGATCCCGTGGACCGACCCGTCCGTGAAGGACGCGCTGACCACGCTGGCCGAGCTGTTCGGGAAGCCGGAGCTGATCGCGGGCGGTGCGGACGGCGCGCTCCAGACGGAGTTCCCGGCCTCGGTGACGCAGACCTTCACCGGAGGCGACCAGCCCAAGGGCGCGATGGTTTTCGAGGGTGACTTCGTCGCCATCAACATCGCGCAGACCGAGGCGGAGATCGGTACGGACGCCAAGGTGTTCCCGTTCCCGGCGGTCGGCGCGGACTCGCCCGTGGTGACCGGCGGCGACGCGGCGGTGGCGCTGAAGGACAGCAAGGGCGCACAGGCGCTGCTGACCTGGCTGGCGTCGGCGGACGCGGCGAAGATCTGGGCCGAGGCGGGCGGGTTCATCTCCCCGAACAAGGGCCTCGACCTGAAGGCGTACCCGAACGAGGTGCAGCGCACGATGGCGCAGGCGCTGATCGACGCGGGTGACGACGTCCGGTTCGACATGTCCGACCAGGCCCCGCAGTCGTTCGGCGGGACGCCCGGGGCGGGCGAGTGGAAGATTCTCCAGGACTTCCTGAAGAATCCGAAGGACATCGCGGGGACCCAGAAGAAACTGGAGTCCGAAGCGGTCAAGGCGTACAAGAGCTGA
- a CDS encoding CDP-glycerol glycerophosphotransferase family protein, with translation MSDFSCVITGGGDGEGPGGADALRACVESVLGQSLRGSEALVVLASAADPAVRAAARALAARAPERVRLVHADPAARTTGALRNAGLDAATGRYVLVLGSGERLQKHACRNFWHAGETSRADLVAGRWSRVTDEGGKEREPSWQGELFARSRTLSRFTETPQLVVRDALVTGFCLRREAARRHGLRYEEDLAHSEILFGPLAAASVGRIALVRRLVVTGRAVPDRARDLVELVEAHRRVANTLLAQGLPELREEREKAFHRDHLVPLVRSFPGLPAVRRDRVAAAAARTLTGPVPPDLPPLERVAVTLLGRGDTEGILAAAYALSRPATVCAPLTTGADGRVGWGGEAEEAVADITELGHQYRRFGEMRLMNRLTRCAAADHGHLLLEGRLVLPGHTGPGPGAPLTATLEFRARGGARAVAFPAEVVRHDGNGITWRARADVSRRLRPVGVRDTAWDARLIVEADGARSVSDLFAPRDQVAGAVRFAARPRLGRLAGDTWEPYITVKDHLALRLAARRRSARTAHRLVRYATRFRPARKAKLLVRALRKRLDRYRSRGFKAPAYNTWLTRLPVRRGSVVFESHMGTCFGDSPRALYEEIRRQGLKLHATWSYDPSPAGFPDDARLVRRWSWRYLWALARAEYWVDNQGFPQHLRKPAHTTYLQTWHGSAYKRMGFDETRVRLQNAPQRERLQQAVDRFDHFLVRSEHDVTTLARAYRLPEERLLRTGYPRNDALIAERTRAEAEGRLPRPPLAGALGLDDHKKTVLYAPTFRGGPGKQRRSRLLLDVREFAERFGDTHTLLVRAHYLESARLPVCPPGTVVDVSRQHDVSELLTITDVLVTDYSSIMFDFALLDRPVVLFAPDLEAYAAERGSYFDLREQAPGPVTATQEELFAALAELKKSDTRYADRRRAFAERFGAYDQGDAARAVVAAVFGPTASRGVRHTTDHDRGAGR, from the coding sequence ATGAGCGACTTCAGCTGTGTGATCACCGGCGGCGGGGACGGCGAGGGCCCGGGCGGGGCCGACGCCCTGCGCGCCTGTGTGGAGTCCGTCCTCGGACAGTCGCTGCGCGGCTCCGAGGCCCTCGTCGTCCTTGCCTCCGCCGCCGACCCGGCCGTCCGCGCCGCCGCCCGCGCCCTCGCCGCCCGCGCGCCCGAGCGGGTCCGCCTCGTCCACGCCGACCCGGCCGCCCGCACCACCGGGGCCCTGCGCAACGCGGGTCTCGACGCGGCGACCGGCCGGTACGTCCTGGTCCTCGGCAGCGGCGAGCGGCTCCAGAAGCACGCCTGCCGCAACTTCTGGCACGCGGGCGAGACCAGCCGCGCCGACCTCGTCGCCGGCCGCTGGAGCCGGGTCACCGACGAGGGCGGCAAGGAGCGGGAGCCGTCCTGGCAGGGGGAGCTGTTCGCCCGTTCCCGCACCCTCTCCCGTTTCACCGAGACGCCCCAACTCGTCGTCCGGGACGCCCTGGTGACCGGGTTCTGCCTGCGCCGCGAGGCCGCCCGGCGGCACGGGCTGCGGTACGAGGAGGATCTGGCGCACAGCGAGATCCTGTTCGGCCCGCTCGCCGCCGCATCGGTCGGCCGGATCGCCCTGGTCCGCCGGCTCGTCGTGACCGGCCGGGCCGTCCCCGACCGGGCCCGTGACCTCGTCGAGCTGGTCGAGGCCCACCGCCGGGTCGCCAACACCCTCCTCGCGCAGGGGCTGCCCGAGCTGCGCGAGGAGCGGGAGAAGGCATTCCACCGGGATCATCTGGTGCCCCTGGTCCGGTCCTTCCCCGGGCTGCCCGCCGTCCGCCGCGACCGGGTCGCCGCCGCTGCCGCCCGCACGCTGACCGGACCCGTCCCGCCGGACCTGCCGCCGCTGGAACGGGTCGCCGTGACCCTGCTGGGCCGGGGCGATACCGAAGGGATCCTGGCCGCGGCCTACGCGCTGAGCCGGCCCGCCACCGTGTGCGCGCCGCTGACGACGGGCGCGGACGGGCGGGTCGGCTGGGGCGGGGAAGCTGAGGAGGCCGTCGCCGACATCACCGAACTCGGCCACCAGTACCGCCGGTTCGGCGAGATGCGGCTGATGAACCGGCTCACCCGCTGCGCCGCCGCCGACCACGGCCACCTCCTCCTGGAAGGCCGTCTCGTGCTGCCCGGGCACACCGGCCCCGGCCCCGGCGCCCCCCTCACCGCCACCCTGGAGTTCCGGGCCCGGGGCGGGGCGCGCGCCGTCGCGTTCCCGGCCGAGGTGGTCCGGCACGACGGGAACGGGATCACGTGGCGCGCGCGGGCCGACGTCTCGCGCCGCCTGCGCCCCGTCGGCGTCCGCGACACGGCGTGGGACGCGCGGCTGATCGTCGAGGCCGACGGGGCCCGGTCCGTCAGCGACCTGTTCGCCCCGCGGGACCAGGTCGCCGGTGCGGTCCGGTTCGCCGCGCGGCCCCGGCTCGGGCGGCTCGCCGGGGACACCTGGGAGCCCTACATCACGGTCAAGGACCACTTGGCGCTCCGGCTGGCCGCCCGCCGCCGCTCGGCCCGCACCGCCCACCGCCTGGTCCGCTACGCCACCCGCTTCCGGCCCGCCCGCAAGGCCAAGCTCCTCGTCCGCGCCCTGCGCAAGCGCCTCGACCGCTACCGCTCCCGCGGGTTCAAGGCCCCCGCCTACAACACCTGGCTCACCCGTCTCCCCGTGCGCCGGGGCTCCGTCGTCTTCGAGAGCCACATGGGCACCTGCTTCGGCGACAGCCCGCGCGCCCTGTACGAGGAGATCCGCCGCCAGGGCCTGAAGCTCCACGCCACCTGGTCCTACGACCCCTCCCCGGCCGGGTTCCCGGACGACGCCCGCCTCGTACGCCGCTGGTCCTGGCGCTATCTGTGGGCGCTGGCCCGCGCCGAGTACTGGGTCGACAACCAGGGCTTCCCGCAGCATCTGCGCAAGCCCGCCCACACCACGTACCTCCAGACCTGGCACGGCTCCGCGTACAAACGGATGGGGTTCGACGAGACCCGGGTCCGGCTCCAGAACGCCCCGCAGCGCGAACGGCTCCAGCAGGCCGTCGACCGCTTCGACCATTTCCTCGTCCGCTCCGAGCACGACGTGACCACCCTCGCCCGCGCCTACCGGCTGCCCGAGGAGAGGCTGCTGCGCACCGGCTACCCGCGCAACGACGCCCTGATCGCGGAGCGCACCCGGGCCGAGGCCGAGGGAAGGCTGCCGCGCCCGCCGCTCGCCGGGGCTCTCGGGCTCGACGACCACAAGAAGACCGTGCTGTACGCCCCGACGTTCCGGGGCGGCCCCGGAAAGCAGCGCAGGAGCCGGCTCCTGCTGGACGTGAGGGAGTTCGCGGAGCGGTTCGGCGACACCCACACCCTGCTCGTGCGGGCCCACTACCTGGAGTCGGCCCGGCTGCCGGTCTGCCCGCCCGGCACCGTCGTCGACGTCTCACGCCAGCACGATGTCAGCGAACTCCTCACCATCACCGATGTGTTGGTGACCGACTACTCCTCCATCATGTTCGACTTCGCCCTCCTCGACCGGCCCGTCGTGCTGTTCGCCCCCGACCTGGAGGCGTACGCGGCCGAGCGCGGCAGCTACTTCGACCTGCGGGAGCAGGCCCCGGGGCCGGTGACCGCGACCCAGGAGGAGCTGTTCGCCGCCCTCGCGGAACTGAAGAAGTCCGACACCCGGTACGCGGACCGACGCCGGGCGTTCGCCGAGCGGTTCGGCGCATACGACCAGGGCGACGCGGCCCGGGCCGTTGTCGCCGCCGTCTTCGGGCCCACCGCCTCGCGGGGCGTCCGTCACACCACCGACCACGACCGGGGGGCCGGCCGATGA
- a CDS encoding glycosyltransferase, with protein sequence MSRDIFIVSNSTDELGGVTRWMHETARLFADQGHRVHAVGIHASDLKMTLPRQPEHPVTALYPAHPPTPWTPHGVRDRFRIPTRRKEAARVAAKKQAVGRLSELFATARPGAVVIVTQVWAMEWVGEADTTGLRVIGMSHESYDYSRASHRYRWIKNHYKDLDHWLVLTEEDADRWAGDGMNNVGFLPNALSRLPLVPSPRTAKTVASIGRLSDQKGIDLLLATWALVAPARPEWTLRVYGAGEDEAALKAQCTGLGLDGSVEWMGRTDDVERALADASVFVQSSRGEGFPLALLEAMAGGVPCAAFDCAPGVREIVRDGEDGLLAPAGDVAALADRLLRLTGNPRLRDAMGARARSGVQRFSEPETLRRWEELFAFLER encoded by the coding sequence ATGAGCCGCGACATCTTCATCGTCTCCAACAGCACCGACGAACTCGGCGGCGTCACCCGCTGGATGCACGAGACCGCCCGGCTCTTCGCGGACCAGGGCCACCGGGTCCACGCCGTCGGCATCCACGCCTCCGACCTCAAGATGACGCTGCCCCGGCAGCCCGAACACCCCGTCACCGCCCTCTACCCCGCCCACCCCCCGACCCCCTGGACACCCCACGGCGTCCGCGACCGCTTCCGGATCCCCACCCGGCGCAAGGAGGCCGCCCGGGTCGCCGCCAAGAAGCAGGCCGTCGGGCGGCTCTCGGAACTCTTCGCCACGGCCCGGCCGGGCGCGGTCGTCATCGTCACCCAGGTCTGGGCGATGGAGTGGGTCGGGGAGGCCGACACCACCGGGCTGCGGGTCATCGGGATGAGCCACGAGTCCTACGACTACTCCCGCGCGAGCCACCGCTACCGCTGGATCAAGAACCACTACAAGGACCTCGACCACTGGCTCGTCCTCACCGAGGAGGACGCCGACCGGTGGGCCGGGGACGGCATGAACAACGTCGGCTTCCTGCCCAACGCCCTCTCCCGCCTCCCGCTCGTGCCCTCCCCGCGCACGGCGAAGACCGTCGCCAGCATCGGCCGGCTCAGCGACCAGAAGGGCATCGACCTGCTTCTGGCCACCTGGGCCCTGGTCGCCCCCGCCCGCCCCGAGTGGACGCTCCGCGTGTACGGAGCGGGCGAGGACGAGGCCGCCCTGAAGGCACAGTGCACCGGCCTCGGTCTCGACGGCTCGGTGGAGTGGATGGGCCGCACCGACGACGTGGAGCGGGCCCTCGCGGACGCCTCCGTCTTCGTCCAGTCCTCCCGCGGCGAGGGCTTCCCGCTCGCGCTGCTGGAGGCGATGGCCGGCGGAGTGCCGTGTGCCGCCTTCGACTGCGCGCCCGGGGTGCGCGAGATCGTCCGGGACGGCGAGGACGGGCTCCTCGCCCCGGCCGGGGACGTCGCCGCCCTCGCCGACCGGCTGCTGCGCCTCACCGGCAATCCCCGGCTGCGCGACGCGATGGGCGCGCGGGCCCGCTCCGGCGTGCAGCGGTTCTCCGAACCGGAGACCCTGCGCCGCTGGGAGGAGCTGTTCGCGTTCCTGGAGCGCTGA